The sequence below is a genomic window from Uranotaenia lowii strain MFRU-FL chromosome 2, ASM2978415v1, whole genome shotgun sequence.
GCACGTCGAACGGGACCCGAAGACACGAAGGCGAGTGCGGCAGCGAGCGAACGAGCGAAGgcaaaagtgatgaaaaaacaagCTCTTTGTTATGTATTCATGGTGTGGTGTTTCTTTGTTCACAGCTGTGGCACATAGGCCCGGAGGGGAAAATCGGAGTGCGGAAGCGGTCGAAGCCGAGAGGGGCAAAATCAACCGAACGCACCGGCAACCGGCATTCTACCGGTACTTGCTGCTGGAAACATGGGCTGATCCATGGAGGAAGCGAACGACAGCAAAAAAAACGGGCCCGATCTGTGTGTGCGATATACCACACAGCACCCGAAGTGCAGCTCTGTGAAGTCACGTAGTCCACCGGGCCATGGAAGAAGGCAGGAGCCGAAGCAAGACCCGAAGTGTCTGCCTTTGTGTGTGTTGGTCTAGATTATAAATAGAGGATGCGGCCGCCGGCCGGGTTAGTTAGGTTCTTTCAATTGATCAAGTAACATCGTACATGAAGCAAAGCGCATACTAGAGAGAAATCAGAGTTCTTTCTGAACTTCAAGTCAGTCAAGAGCTAAGCAAGAAAAAGAGAAACCTATTCAAACGTACAACCCAGCGCTTCAGAGAGTCGCTGCTTTTTGGTCGTCACGTTCTGTAAAAGAGTACACACAACGTTGagttatttcataaattttatcattatttagTAATTAAAAGCTAGTAGACTCTTAACAAATTGTCACCAAAAGTTACAAAGTGTTTGTCTGTGAAAAATCGTAATACAACATCGAGTTTCTCCTGTGATACAAAAGGGGGAACAAACAACCAACAAGCAAGACCGGGTGAAAACTGCTGCTGTTCGATTTCGAGGAGCACAGCGAAGAAAATCGATGAAAATCGAGGAAAAGTGTTAGCGCTGTGAATTTGCAAAAAGAAGGCTATGAGCAGCCGGTCTCCAGCAGAAAAGTCCTCTTCGTCGTGCATTGCTtaggattttcaaattttgtcggCCAATcagcaaaaagttgaaaatcagTCAAGGCGCCGCAACACAACACAAAAAGATACAAATGAAGAGTAGATTATTTAAAACGCGAGTAAAACGTAATatttaaacaacaacaaaaatacaagtttaataaaagtaaaataaaatcaagtgaTAATCAAGTGCTGTGAattacaaataatttttaaacgtAAGCTTAAAGTTAAGGAGCCAACAACCCAaggaaaatcgacaaaatcctTAAAACAAGTCGAGGTCGCTGACACAGAAAGAGAGCAGAAGCAAAAAAGTTCTAATAACAACGTCAACCCAGTGAAGTTTAGCAAAACTGAATCTGAAGAAGTGTCAAGAAAAAACCTTCGTCGGAAAGCAAGCCCAGTGATATTGCTTCGCTCCGACCGACCTTTATGAGTGCGAATAAAGCTGCCATCGACGATTTGGTTGAAGAGTTTCTGAAAATGGAACTCATTTCCGTTCCTCCATATCCAGGCCAGTTGGGTTATCTAGGATCAAACAAAGTCAACGGTAAGTACTAATCgcctactttgattttttttcccttcaaAGTGTCACTCTTCGATTTTGTCCACAAAAATTGTTCCACCCCCACCTTCTTCTTTGTCCCTCGGTAAAATGGACATTGCTAAAAAGTAGCGAAACAGCAACGACGCGCAACGAAACCTTTGAAATTAGTTTGTTACATCACTGTTTCCCCAtttggctgttttttttttctacttctgTGCTTCTCGCACTAGTAAGTTTGTGTCCCTTCTATCCGCAGTCTCGCTCGCATTCACATATTATCTGATTTGAATAAAGTCTCCTAGCTCGAGTCTATACCTCTATGATGGTCGTTTCGACCGGATCACTGTTGCTAAGTGAACTTTCTCGAAGCAGAACCTTCAGCTTTGCTGCATCAGAAACACACAGTAGCGAAAGAGCGAACGACAAAAATTGTCGTCCAACCGACCGATATTATTGCGTGAGAGAACTCTGAAGAGAGAGAGATAAAGTCGAATAAACGAACCTCCCACAACCACCCCCTTTCTCAGCAGTGCTCGAGCGAGCGCTCTTCTTCTGAAGTCCGTAGCACGAGCCATCCGGTAGTTCAACAAAAAGTATATAGGGGCGAACTGAGAGCGAGAGTGAGCCCCTTCAAAACCGGCAGCAGTCAGAGGAGGCGAATCGGGCGAACGAAACGCACCAAGCAGGCCAGGCAGGCGAAAACATATGAGCAGCGCCCGGCCAACAGCTGATCGCTTGCACAAGGCAAAACCGGACCAGCTGTGGTGCGCTCGCTAGCTTGCTAGCCGGCGTTCGTTCGCTCGTTCATTCGCTCTCGAACCGTTGACCGTGCAACACACACTCGCCCAAGAGAAGGCCCTAGCGCtcctctgctgctgctgctgactaCAGCTGACTGAGCTCGCTCGCTGTTCGAAGCTGTTGGCCCCAGGTTTTTTCGCGAACCATCGCCATTGACTGTTTGTGGAACCCCTGCGTGTTTTTGGCACCCATCGTTCTGCAAAACTGGCTTTGCTGGAACTTTCCCTAGCTTCGCTCGTCGGTTGTCTACGTTCGCGAATGTGTTACAGTatgtttttggttatttttgagttgaaaattttgaaggctTTTTTGATTTTCCTAAGAAAAATTGTCGCTTCCCAAAACCATCGCATAGACTCCATCTTAGTTTTTAGCTGGAAGAAAAAATCAGCTGATTTTCTCTCGCTTCCCGCTTCAAGCGTTCCACCACTCTTGACCAGAGTATAAATTAAGAGCCATGGCTGGAAAAATCGATACCGTTTTCGCTTTCCGTTTAGTTAGCTGGAACCGACCGAGCTGACGTGGAAATTTCTTCGTGGTGGATCGATTTTCCTCCCTGCGAGAAGAAAACAGCTGATTGAACCCAACTTGGGGCTCCAACTCGCTCTTCAAGCTTCGCTCTTCGCTTCAAGTTTGGATCTCCTTCTATGATGGAACCATGGACAGCTGGTAGCAGCAGGGAAAATCGATTCCACTGACGGACGATCAGCCGGTTTTTCTTCGTTCGGTGCAAAAgtgtctgctgctgctgctgtcgtGTTTTCCGGGGATAATTCCGGTTgcaatccggctcgaaggaccagtTTTTTAGGTGGTTCCCGGAACCGTTTCTCCCGGTGGTGTTTTGTGATGGTTTTGGAAGTAGAGCCTCAGTGTAGAGTGACGTTTTGATATTCtgtgaaaaaaatcgattggGGAGGAAattaatttgtgtttttttttatccttgtgGTTTAATAGATTTCCGAACACCGTTGATGCCGATTCCGGCCAGCACGAACAAAGCCTCTAATCAGCGCCATCAGTCACAGCCGCAGCAGCCCAGCAGTCAGCAGGTCGATCAGCGGAACCAccacaatcatcatcatcaccaccatcaccaccaccatcatcatcaccacAGCAGCAGCCAGGCGTCGCAGGAGAACCAGCAGCCGCTGGAACCGGCAACGGTTGCGCTCACCGCGTCGCCCCACGAGGATGCCCTGCAAGCGCTAGCCGCCCGGCTCGAGTCGGAGCTGCGGTCGGCCAAGCGGCGGCACCTAGTTTGTACCGAAGTATTACTCCCGGCAGATATGTTGCCCCGGATAGCGGCTGAGATGTTCGAGCTGTCCGAGAAGGAACCCTGCGGCATCCGCGGCTGCACGCTGTACATCGAGTTCGAGGACGAACCGGATAACAGAAGGTAGGTTTTTTAACTTTGTAACGGAATTCTGCTTGAGTTTtcccaatttatttatttggcgATTGCAAAAACCCTGACTTTGTAACAGATCTCTAACTGaggtttttcctattttttctcTCTTGTTCCACAGGCGGATTGCAACAATGAAAACCGACCCAACGACAGTATCCACCTTCGAGTTGTACCTGACGCTCCGGCAAGACCGAAGCGGCTGGACTTCGATCCTGCCTGGCTTTCTGAAGTAAGTAGCTTCCTTTGTTCACCAACTTTCCAATGTTTAACCAATGCTCCAAAGCTCTTGGAAGCCTTCATCAACTCAACAGTGTTCTAACCGACGCaccatttttcctattttctcttttctctcttTTGCCGAAAAACAGAAACCTAGCCCGAGGCAGCACGATCATGATTAGTCCCGAGTTCTCGCTGACCAAGAACAAACTCTATCATGCGTACTCGGACTAAGTCCATCCAGCagcaccaaaaacaaaaaaaaacttcgccaACAACCGAAGCCAACTCTAGCCGGTtgctaaacaagaaaaaaagaacgtTACAAAGGTAggatttttccaaaacaaaaaaaaaacttttaaacactCCTTTCCGACCCGTGAAACAAAACCGGATATCtgtgaagaaacaaaaatggaaaaaaaagtcaGGTCTCTTCCCAATGAGAGACCCTTAACAGCAGTCGTCATCGTACCCAGCGTTCTGCCATCACTGGAACAAGTGTTGTCCCCCTTTATAAAATCCGAAGGGGGCTCTCAATGGCAGCGGtgattcaaaaaacaaagtGCGTTTAAAATTGATCTGAGATCAAAAGTCAGGCACACAAAACTATCCCTCAACCCCCTAAAACCCCCAAAAACCTTAAGTGAGCACCAGGAATCCTACAACAAACAAAACGGCAGAAGCAGTAAGCAgcaagcagcaacagcagcaaccgcaaaactaaaaaaaaaaaaacaaaaccaagtGATGTTTAAGTGTAGTttcgaagatgatgatgatgatgatgagataGTTGTTTAGTAGCAAGCAGCAAGTAATTGGCCCCCAAGGAGTAAAAATTGAACTAACACAACTCTCTCTCACACAATTCAtccaactttttaattttctgtgtTTATTAAGAGTaagattgaaaaacaaaacaaattcgtCGTCATTGTGAAGTTTCCGCAAACGCGGGCTTCGGAACAGCCaagcaaaaaacaaacaaaaatttatctgTGTGTATAGTTGAACAAATTGATAAAAgcataacaaattaaaaaaaaaacgggaaggAAGGAACGAAACACATCCCTTATCGATTGGATGTAAGTGTGAGCCacagaaagagagagagaagcCTTCGAAAAACTAATCGGTAAACAGAAAAGTACTACTAAAAACAAATCAGCAAAAATAATCAGAAGAAGCGGAGAGCTGTGGCGGCTCGCAGCCAGAAAGCGGCGCGCCTCTATTAGGTatgttcattttcaaattaaaacaatttattgTGATGATTTCCTAGtgattttcaaattgcaaccCGTGGACTCCCCGTTTTTCGTGGTTTCTCCAGAGTAATCAATTTCTACGGATTTTTCCGGATGGAGCCCGCTTCAACTTTAGCTGGCTGGTAGctttggattttcaaaattcgctGCTCCTCCGGTGCGCTTTCCGCGTATAATCAATGATTGTGATACGAAGTGGGTTCCGAACGGAAATTCTGGGGAAACAAGCGCTGGAGAAAGTTTCCTGGGATCCGGGGGATCCATGGGTGTGTTAAGTTTTTCTCTCGaacgaagtaaaaaaaaacgaagaacaAAAACCCACAATAATCAGAATCGTATAAGATTGATACAATGTACAAGCGTTATCGTGATCCATAAGTAATTGATGATACCATTTTTCTACGttattcgtttttcgtttttggccttaggaatttcaaattgaatcaaATCGATGTTATCATAAAAAGTAAGCGTTCTTTcggaagcaaaattttctcgGTTGACCCACTGTGAACTCCCACTTgtgatttgaaaataatcaaatattttcggtagctttttttaaaatttcttttcggAATTGGCCTTTTGAAGTTTTGGACGTGTATGTAGAATGTTCCTACGAATCGGTTCGATGGATTCGGCAAAGTGGAAGAtgcttatttttcgaaaaaaaaaccctaaaaatttaaattagaagTCAAAATCAAAAAGCGGAGCgctgaaaaatttgaatcatagaTATTGCGGGAAGGAGGAGTCGAGtgaaaaaaacacataattactcagatagagagagagagaaggaAAAACAACCAGAAAAACGATAAAGCATTTGTGAGTAATCTTTTTAAGGGATCTTAACGCTAAGGCAGAGgttgagaactttttttttgtgtcgagGAGAAAAACGCCGAACGTTTTACTTTGTCTATGTGTATAAATTATCGATTAATTAACTCTAGCTGGTAGGCACGAGAGAAGGCAGGAGCTGACGAAGAAGATGAAGAAGTAGAAGTGGAAAAAGCGATCATTTGTGATATTTGCACTAATTAAGGATTCAATTCTCTGTTCTCTTTTgtttaaaactactatttttaaCCCACACATACGAATGCGGCAGATTTCGGTTGCTGcaggttttcttttttcttctgcAAACTTCTTTAATTTGATCTCAGATTTATTGATAAAGTTGTAGTAATGATAAATTTCCAAACAACTAACAAAACAGCAGGCAAAACAGttctagaaagaaaaaaaacagcttttcgATTTGCACGTACTGATCTCCGGTAGTGAGAGAGGGGAAATttaaacaacaaacaatcaatcaacacACATACACATTTTCTCATTAGCGCAGTTGTAATATCAAAGgatagcaaacaaaaaaaactaatcatcAAGCTATAGATTTTGTGGAGCAAAAGTACATACCCCCATAGGTCGAGATAAACGGAAAAAACCATAATCAATTATCAaatcagaatgaaaaaaaaacactagaaaAACCCTCTTCTCCTACTGTAAAACGCCCTCTTGATACTACTCTAAGCAACatattaaacaaacaaaaaaataaaatacaaaccgGTATATGCATATTTCATGGTTTTTTGAAATCCACACAACACACATACACATGtccacgtaaaaaaaaaacaaacaaacaaaaatcaaatgatcaagttaatatcttttttaattACAACTATATTATTACACTTTCTCAATTGTTTGTTACGGCGGAACAAGTgtactaaaaaacaaaaatcatataaTCCGATATGTGTCTGTAGTAGTTATCAACAAATCATTAATCAATAACGTGTTataggaaacaaaacaaaaaaatcataaaaatagaaaaccaattttaatgcataaaaaatctcttacaaaaaaaaaaaaaacaaaataatacaaacactgattaattatcatttttattttaacaacatTGTTTGTCATGATTATAAATGTAATAGATACAAAATCGAACGCGggatttgaatttctgttttaaaAACCGGTGTGTGAATCGAACAAACCCCCCGAGAAGCTGCTTGGGGAGTCGTCAAAATTTGGAGATTGCATCGCCTCCCGAAACGAGGAACCGAACTCAGTCTAAATCTAGCGAAAAAGTGGAAAGTTGCCGATGTCTAAAAATCGCGCAAGTTCCACGGTGCCGAAAATCTACGCAAAACTTGATCAGTTGAAGACCCTATTCTCAATATCTCTTTAGCCCGACTTTCGGGTGCTATGAAAAGCAAAAACTAACGAGAAATGGTTCACTTCCTCGTTCCGTGCGCAGCGATGGCATCTCCGGAAAACCGAAGACGACTCTCGACGTTTCGACGAGGGGCACCACGATTTATCACTTCTTCAATCTCTCTGAATTAAGCTGGATTTCTAATTTTGAGTTgaatgaacaaaacaaaaaaaaaagtattacaaatccttaaaaacaaaaaaggaacaaaacaaaacaaaaaaatcaccgCCTTCGATTTTACGAGCTGTCCCACCATTGTGATTTTTAAGTGTAAGCTTGTGTAGGCCCCCTCCCCTTTGCCCGAACTGACTTCTTCTCGTAAAGCTGCAACCGGTCTTTGGATACTCCCATTGGAAAACCGACGCAATCTGCGAGAAAGTAGTGTGAGGTGGTGGGGTGGGGTGAACAAATTGAAATTGGACTCGGGTGGGCCCCTCGGCTTTCTCTGGAAGCGAGCTGGACCCGATTAGCGCCCGAAAGTTTTCGTCACACCTCTTCCCTGTTTGTTGGGTTGATGAAAACTGGAAATTCGATACAATAATATGatggaaacaaataaaaaaaaaccaactgaaATGGATAAAACATGCTGAAAAAACGTGATTAGGAAGtaagtcaaaaaatatttaattgagaaaagctaaaaaaaaaaacagaaaaatccaCTCTATATGAGAATGATTATTATAAAAAAcggagaaaaagagaaaaatgaaatgtttgatatgaaaaaaaaattgtgtgtgtgtttttctATATTTATATGATCTATatcgtaacaaaaaaaaaacaaaataaatttaaaacactaggattttcaaatttaataaattattgtaacaaacaaaaaacaaatttttaacaaacaacCCACAAATAAACACAAGTTAGAACTCATCCACTGTTTGCTTTACTCAGAAAACAAAACTAATCAAGAAATTGCCCGTACTAACTACGAACTgcaaaatcaacaacaaacaacacGACAACAAAAAAACGCGagtcaatttttcttttcttttactAAAACCCCATACATATTTATTACAAACAACAACACCTTTCGCCCAAACAACTTTTTTCCGGAACATAACCAGACCCTCACTCTTCTCTGAAGCTTCTCGTGTTCGTTTGGTAGTTTAACTACGGAAAATTTCGGAACCCATTTTTCGACCagcctaatcaaaacaaacaaacagatctATAATGTAAACGAAAACCGAAAAGTTTTGGTACATTCCTAACAGAGCTTAGCAATCCATCGCCTACTATTTATTGATCGCTTTTTTTTTAGACACTCgcgtttccaaaaaaaaatcctccagaAACAAACGCCAATGGAGCAACCGCGCGGCTTAATCAAAGCGCGGTAGAATTGATCTCGTTTCCATTGATTGCAGCACCTCTTTCTGTCTGTTTCCCTCCCgcgaatccaaaaaatcaaTGATGGATCAAAACTTGAATGAAGAAGTAGGCGATGGGTTTCTCAGCTAATGCCCCCGAATAGTGCCGAATGTTCGCCCGACAAGGAAAGAACTCAAAATCTCGTTCtacgcaaaaatgaaaaaaaaaaattaataataataatagtaatgaaaaaaattctcaagaGATGTGATACGATCTTAGTTGAACAAGGTAatcgaaaaaagtaaaataacagattaaaaaaaaactagaaacaaattacaaaattatacaTTTAGGAAACGAAGCGAAATCCATATCCCCATAACTCACTCACTCAATGACAAACTTTCACACACTTACACAAATActgacacacacacacaatgaTCCAAATTGAATCAGCGGCAGAAATAGGCATAATCCGAATAATGACCGAATAAACTAAACCAGGCAGGCGAACTATTgtataactcaaacaaaacaaattatgagaacaaaacgtaaaaaaatacTGCATGTTTGTATTAGTGGTTTTCGTATACTTATCAGaatggaagaaaaaacaaaagaagCAAACTTAATAGAAACcagaggaaaaaaatacaaaaaatcataataatatcataaatataaatacaaaaaaaatccaatgagaaaaaaaaacaaacaaaaaaaatactgtttttcgTTTCGTATTGACAAGTTTTTTCGATGAAAGCCCGGATGCCGGCAAACGGCACTCGGCGCGGAAgcaaactatttttaatttccCTTGTATTAGTAGTACTAGTGGAAGAGAAAAGCACAACGTGATCAAGTAATGTTAAtggtaaaacaaaaaacaaattaatgacaagcaaaaaaaaaaaataacccacagcAACCCGACCTTAGGAAATCGTGGTTGAGCCCAGGGTgcagtaaaaatgaaaaaaaatttgataaatgtgtATATGTGTACCGAAGCATATATATATTCTGaacaaaatacaaacaaaaaacaaatctttgtaGACTGTTAAGAATCTAATCTCATTCATATCCAAGCAGCGAAACAAACAATACATCCAACTAACGATTGGAACACTCACAACGGCCCCCTCTCCCACACTCATGCATGCAAACAACAGAAGAAATGAAGTTAAAATAATGAACGAAATACACATACACATCAATAGAAAAggaactttgttttgttttggaagtttcccgaacaaaaacaataacttttagcacccgattttttttctcagcttAAGATTTTAATCTGCTCTCAGTTGGGAGAGCTCAAAGTGATCGCATTTCCGATCTCCGGCTGGCACTcaaacagaatcgaaaaaaaaacagccatcGCTCACGCTCTCACCcttaaacaacaacaacaacaagtaaAAAGAAACCAATCGTGTACAAATGTAATGGATAATAATTGTTACTTTTTATTAGCTAGGGTTAGTAGgaatttaaacaaaagaaaaacaaacacaaacaaagTTTAAGCGATACGCGAGCGCTAATTCCACACGAACATTAAGTTAAAACTAAAAACCATTGAAGAACAATCGAGAGAACAAAGTTCTATTTGAGAACGAAGCCAGCTTGGATACAGCAGAGATACAACTCGAACGATGACGACGAACTCACCTATGTTTTGAGATAGGAACAATCGATCGAATAATTTAAAAGAGAACGACAGAGAGAAAGAGGACACCCTACTTCTATTGTGAAGTTAGATTTTTTCCCCGAGGTTTTCCGATTTGCAAGAAACGCGATAAGGAAACACTGGCGGGCGCGAGCGAATTTCATCAATCAATAttgattcgtttttttaaataaccttttCCCTCAACATTTTCTTTCGTTTTGCCGTATAATTGTATACAAGTATATGTGTTAGTGTGATTCTAATTTGTAGTGTTTTTTcgtcttttaattttattacattttcgCTCGTTTCGGCCACTTTCGGCAAGAGAGATAAAAATGGGCGCAGAAAACAAAACAGCGCAAGTCatagtcattttttgtttttattttttactgtgTTATTTAGTCATGTTTactctttgtttattttttttttatatagctaCTTATATTTAAGTCGAATCAAGAATTTTCACTCAATGCAGTTAAGAAAACTCTAATCGTGATATTTATGGTTAATAATCGAGAGCGTGA
It includes:
- the LOC129749694 gene encoding protein charybde-like isoform X2, whose product is MCYNFRTPLMPIPASTNKASNQRHQSQPQQPSSQQVDQRNHHNHHHHHHHHHHHHHHSSSQASQENQQPLEPATVALTASPHEDALQALAARLESELRSAKRRHLVCTEVLLPADMLPRIAAEMFELSEKEPCGIRGCTLYIEFEDEPDNRRRIATMKTDPTTVSTFELYLTLRQDRSGWTSILPGFLKNLARGSTIMISPEFSLTKNKLYHAYSD
- the LOC129749694 gene encoding protein charybde-like isoform X1, which produces MSANKAAIDDLVEEFLKMELISVPPYPGQLGYLGSNKVNDFRTPLMPIPASTNKASNQRHQSQPQQPSSQQVDQRNHHNHHHHHHHHHHHHHHSSSQASQENQQPLEPATVALTASPHEDALQALAARLESELRSAKRRHLVCTEVLLPADMLPRIAAEMFELSEKEPCGIRGCTLYIEFEDEPDNRRRIATMKTDPTTVSTFELYLTLRQDRSGWTSILPGFLKNLARGSTIMISPEFSLTKNKLYHAYSD